Proteins encoded within one genomic window of Humulus lupulus chromosome 1, drHumLupu1.1, whole genome shotgun sequence:
- the LOC133812375 gene encoding uncharacterized protein LOC133812375, with product MVEEAPVSESSITEVENTEGLNVLKTQPSTEATIESITQGGAESTCNNGAAAAVPETSGENSGEGSKNSLELADEFMEKGSKALKDSDYSEAAECFSRALEIRVGRFGELSPECVKTYYKYGCALLYKAQEEADPLGYVPKKGGELQQESAKDESAKNVSNGESSVASASTKGGDSVPVDNQGGAANDVSNENNDEDADGDSDAEDLAEAEAEAEADDDESDLDLAWKMLDVARAIAEKQSGDTMEKVDILSTLAEVALEREDIETSLNDYQKALSMLERLDEADSRHIAELNFRICLCLEIGSQPQEAIQYCQKAISVCQARTQRLKNQANSVSESTSASSTSDTDKQAEIETLTGLAGDLEKKLEDLQQLVSNPKSILSEILGIAAAKSKSGEKSESSSSSVLPVNSSSISSSKSNGGFDSPTVSTTQASGSSGVTHLGVVGRGVRRVVMTADPTPTKKPALDSKEEDKSNGNSS from the exons ATGGTTGAAGAAGCTCCAGTGTCCGAATCCTCTATTACGGAGGTAGAGAATACTGAAGGCCTCAATGTCTTAAAAACTCAGCCTTCTACCGAGGCCACCATTGAATCAATCACTCAAGGAGGAGCTGAGTCTACTTGCAACAACGGCGCTGCCGCCGCTGTTCCCGAAACTTCTGGTGAAAACTCCGGCGAGGGGTCAAAAAATTCGCTCGAGTTGGCCGATGAATTTATGGAGAAGGGATCCAAGGCCCTCAAAGATTCTGATTACAGTGAGGCTGCCGAGTGCTTCAGCCGTGCCCTAGAAATCAG GGTTGGACGGTTTGGTGAGCTTTCTCCTGAGTGTGTCAAAACTTACTATAAATATGGATGTGCTTTGCTCTACAAAGCTCAAGAGGAGGCTGATCCCCTGGGTTATGTACCCAAGAAAGGGGGTGAACTTCAACAAGAGTCTGCGAAAGATGAATCTGCTAAGAATGTCTCAAATGGGGAATCTTCCGTGGCTTCTGCTTCGACTAAGGGAGGAGATTCTGTGCCAGTAGATAATCAAGGAGGAGCAGCTAATGATG TTTCCAACGAGAATAATGATGAGGATGCTGATGGGGACAGTGATGCTGAGGACCTTGCTGAAGCTGAAGCTGAAGCCGAAGCTGATGATGATGAATCAGACCTTGATTTGGCATGGAAGATGTTAGATGTTGCTAGAGCAATTGCTGAGAAACAGTCAGGTGACACAATGGAGAAAGTTGACATACTATCAACTTTGGCAGAAGTTGCACTTGAAAGAG AGGACATTGAAACCTCCCTCAACGACTACCAGAAAGCACTATCCATGTTGGAGCGCTTGGATGAAGCTGACAGTCGACATATAGCTGAACT AAATTTTCGGATATGTTTGTGTTTGGAGATTGGTTCTCAGCCTCAAGAAGCCATTCAATACTGCCAGAAGGCTATATCTGTTTGCCAGGCTCGGACACAGCGGCTCAAAAACCAAGCAAATAGTGTATCTGAATCAACATCCGCATCATCCACTTCTGATACAGACAAACAGGCAGAGATTGAAACATTAACTGGGCTTGCtggagatctagaaaagaag CTTGAAGATTTGCAACAACTGGTATCAAACCCGAAATCAATTCTTTCTGAAATTCTAGGAATTGCAGCTGCCAAATCTAAAAGTGGCGAGAAAAGTGAATCGTCATCTTCATCTGTGCTGCCAGTGAACTCGTCCTCCATAAGCTCCTCTAAGAGCAATGGGGGTTTTGACTCTCCAACTGTTTCTACTACTCAAGCTAGTGGATCTTCTGGGGTCACACATCTTGGAGTGGTAGGAAGAGGAGTCAGGCGAGTGGTGATGACAGCAGacccaaccccaaccaagaaaccGGCTTTAGATTCTAAGGAAGAAGATAAAAGTAATGGCAACTCCTCTTGA
- the LOC133812390 gene encoding BTB/POZ domain-containing protein At5g66560, which yields MAASEKPGTKGQAWFCTTGLPSDVVVEVNEMTFHLHKFPLMSKSRRLHDLITEQETNPIAFSSTRDQTSTSAAAEPGDDDDDDEVAGVDEIEEVHCHIVLSDFPGGSDTFELAAKFSYGVKIDLTASNVAPLRCAGEFLDMTEEYSEDNLISKTERFFSQSVLKSLKDSIKALKSCERLMPLAESLGISQRCIDSIASRASSADPTLFGWPVNDGVGATNGGRDSSSQILWNGIETSRRRKGLARATNADSWLEELAILSLPFFKRLISAMKDRDLSPDMIESCLIHYAKKCIPGISRTNRKPSSSTSSSSLVVSESEQRELLETVISNLPLEKSSARSSTATRFLFGLLRTANILNISETSKSTLEKKLGSQLEQATLDDLLIPSYSYLNETLYDVDCVERILAHFLDGLQHRNTDGIEDEDEAGDGGEINSPALMLVGKLIDGYLSEIASDANLKPERFYNLAMSLPDQARLFHDGLYRAVDVYLKSHPSTADSDRERISSVLDCQKLTLEACTHAAQNERLPLRAVVQVLFFEQLQLRHAIAENLIAVEAAQTDAGRPSVLRREQEEAEEVDEDNQNDEVEEELPRAAAHDGGAGGVVSSTWRAAVRENQVLRLDMDSMRTRVHQLERECSTMRKVIEKIDKAGPVGEEGGGGGGSLVKGWRGSLTRRFGCKFKTQVCDSHEPSVVDVRKGGGGGGGGGGRRLHHHQS from the exons ATGGCAGCCTCTGAGAAACCAGGCACCAAAGGCCAAGCATG GTTTTGCACGACTGGGTTGCCGAGCGACGTTGTAGTTGAAGTCAATGAAATGACATTTCATCTCCATAAG tttcCATTGATGTCGAAAAGTCGAAGACTTCACGACCTGATAACCGAGCAAGAGACGAATCCTATTGCCTTTTCTTCAACTCGAGATCAAACTTCTACCTCCGCCGCCGCTGAACCAGGAGATGACGACGACGACGACGAAGTCGCTGGCGTTGACGAAATTGAGGAGGTCCATTGCCACATAGTCCTTTCTGACTTTCCCGGCGGGTCGGATACTTTTGAGTTAGCGGCGAAGTTCTCTTATGGGGTCAAGATTGACTTGACCGCTTCCAATGTTGCCCCTCTTCGCTGCGCCGGTGAGTTTTTGGATATGACGGAGGAGTATTCTGAGGACAATCTCATTTCGAAGACAGAGAGGTTCTTCTCCCAATCCGTGCTCAAAAGCTTGAAGGACTCCATTAAAGCTCTGAAATCATGTGAGAGGTTGATGCCTCTAGCGGAGAGCTTAGGGATTTCACAGAGGTGCATTGACTCAATCGCCTCGAGAGCTTCCTCCGCCGATCCAACTCTGTTCGGTTGGCCGGTAAATGACGGAGTTGGTGCCACCAACGGCGGCCGAGATTCTTCGAGCCAGATTTTGTGGAATGGGATTGAGACCAGTAGGAGGAGAAAAGGACTCGCTAGAGCCACCAATGCGGATTCATGGTTGGAAGAGCTAGCTATATTGAGTTTACCATTTTTCAAGCGCTTAATCTCCGCCATGAAAGATCGAGATCTAAGTCCTGACATGATCGAGAGCTGTTTGATTCACTACGCCAAAAAATGCATCCCCGGAATTTCACGTACGAATAGGAAGCCATCATCATCTACGTCATCATCTTCTTTGGTAGTTTCAGAGAGCGAACAGAGAGAGCTCTTGGAGACAGTGATTTCGAATCTGCCTTTAGAAAAGAGTTCTGCGAGATCTTCCACCGCCACAAGGTTTTTGTTCGGCTTATTGAGAACAGCAAACATACTAAACATTTCAGAAACTAGCAAATCGACATTGGAGAAGAAGCTCGGTTCGCAACTGGAGCAAGCCACTCTCGACGATCTTCTAATCCCAAGCTACTCTTATCTGAACGAGACTCTCTACGACGTTGATTGCGTCGAGAGAATATTAGCTCACTTCTTAGACGGATTACAACACAGAAATACAGATGGAATCGAAGACGAAGACGAAGCTGGTGACGGTGGCGAAATCAATTCACCCGCATTAATGCTTGTTGGGAAATTAATCGACGGTTATCTCTCGGAAATTGCCTCCGATGCGAATCTGAAACCTGAAAGGTTCTACAATCTAGCTATGTCTCTACCAGATCAGGCCAGACTTTTCCATGACGGTCTATACAGAGCCGTAGATGTTTATCTCAAG TCTCATCCATCAACAGCGGATTCCGATCGCGAGAGGATCAGCTCCGTTTTAGATTGCCAGAAACTCACATTGGAGGCGTGTACACACGCGGCGCAGAACGAACGGCTACCGCTGCGCGCGGTGGTTCAGGTTCTATTCTTCGAACAGCTCCAGCTCCGCCACGCAATCGCGGAGAATCTAATCGCTGTGGAGGCGGCACAAACCGACGCCGGCAGGCCGTCAGTTCTACGAAGAGAACAAGAAGAGGCTGAAGAAGTTGACGAAGACAACCAAAACGACGAAGTTGAGGAAGAGCTACCGCGGGCGGCGGCTCACGACGGAGGTGCAGGAGGAGTCGTGAGCAGCACGTGGAGAGCGGCGGTGAGAGAGAATCAGGTGCTTCGATTGGATATGGATAGCATGAGGACGCGGGTGCACCAGCTGGAGAGGGAGTGTTCGACGATGAGAAAAGTGATTGAGAAGATCGATAAGGCCGGGCCGGTGGGAGAAGAAGGCGGCGGTGGCGGTGGTTCGTTGGTCAAAGGGTGGAGAGGGTCGTTGACCAGAAGGTTTGGGTGTAAGTTCAAGACTCAAGTGTGTGATTCTCATGAGCCTTCGGTTGTGGATGTTCGAAAAGGAGGCGGAGGCGGTGGCGGTGGTGGAGGAAGACGACTCCACCATCATCAATCATAG